In one Dunckerocampus dactyliophorus isolate RoL2022-P2 chromosome 9, RoL_Ddac_1.1, whole genome shotgun sequence genomic region, the following are encoded:
- the col4a1 gene encoding collagen alpha-1(IV) chain, translated as MLLPAGTLLLLLTALSSSVERVKAEGCGASCGKCDCSGVKGAKGERGLPGLQGNMGFPGMQGHEGPPGPMGPKGDPGQFGTPGIKGVRGPPGLPGFPGNPGLPGINGNDGPPGPAGIPGCNGTKGDRGRDGIPGFDGLQGPPGIPGLPGMKGDPGGVIGIIPLKGDRGLPGTPGIPGSMGPPGPTGPPGPRGYIGPKGDPGLPGPPGEKGDRLAFVSEKGDKGEPGFRGPPGPPGPPSLGVEGPGTEYIPGPPGNRGYPGEKGDKGFCNISQNGVKGEPGPPGPLGKPGKEGEEGRKGEKGFPGNPGYPGLQGEKGERGPPGYASGAPGSPGPRGLPGLQGEKGFPGPQGEAGPPGRYLEGPRGETGQKGDVGQKGDQGFEGESLVGPPGQPGPDGPPGLPGPPVDPNECNIAKGAPGPPGPPGLQGELGQKGDKGDTCVQCEGFGPPGIAGPQGLKGERGPPGPVGSKGDKGQSGAPGTPGRPGFNGSPGLIGEPGAVGAPGDIFIAPGLKGDKGLPGPAGSPGQPGLDGQPGRDGLPGVPGHKGEPGKDGIKGDRGPIGDPGLIGPPGERGTPGLPGYGRPGGPGDKGGQGSPGIPGSPGAPGAKGEPGKGVSTPGPQGVPGPRGEPGRDGLQGDRGLQGDHGLPGFPGQKGEQGPPGIGFPGPTGPKGISGIPGDPGLPGEPGRPGQDGISGQPGPQGQKGEPGMGLPGTKGSQGPPGIIGFPGEKGSMGLPGIPGQEGVTGPPGPQGVKGSMGPPGPPGVVGLPGAPGKGLPGAPGPQGLPGEPGPFGREGEKGEKGYPGPPGLDMPGPQGEKGVSGFPGAPGVKGLPGPPGLPGRDGLIGNQGAKGQMGVMGTPGLPGFSGPPGLPGSQGLRGDPGVPGLRGQVGETGAKGERGEQGLQGPPGNMSKVDMEHMKGEKGDIGDPGNPGVTGQKGYRGLPGDPGMPGKNGEPGLPGHPGEKGDTGVPGEPGSMGPPGQKGTVGEMGIPGPVGPQGAKGNVGTPGHPGFRGTDGEKGEQGSPGEPGIGLPGFPGERGTPGQPGFQGPQGEKGQKGHIGTPGMPGPEGTKGEKGFLGTPGQPGIPGVKGVPGLPGSTGEPGRDGRPGEGGLQGPPGPPGEKGEAGVDGIPGSSGERGDAGLPGLSIPGPPGELGSKGDKGSPGFPGTPGYPGVPGIKGDKGLPGVQGRQGEPGLIGLPGISLEGPKGDRGDIGQAGEPGDIGAPGPSGVPGQDGQKGDKGDQGLPGFQGETGQKGDPGGPGFPGQPGLPGVNGPRGEKGLHGVPGFPGTKGVSGDLGFKGELGDRGFPGEKGNVGPPGPPGPHTFIKGDIGQQGTIGLPGPQGPSGFPGQKGQQGVTGIPGPKGDDGLPGYHGQPGSKGEPGLQGPQGPRGYPGPPGPDGVPGQVGPPGPSSMDHGFLVTRHSQTVEIPVCPEGTSPIYDGYSLLYVQGNERSHGQDLGTAGSCLRKFSPMPFLFCNINNVCNFASRNDYSYWLTSPEPMPMSMAPITGESIKPFISRCAVCEAPAMVIAVHSQTIMIPPCPYGWDSLWIGYSFVMHTSAGAEGSGQALASPGSCLEEFRSAPFIECHGRGTCNYYANSYSFWLATIEDSEMFTKPVPTTLKAGNLRTHISRCQVCMKRT; from the exons GGCTGTGGGGCATCATGTGGAAAATGTGactgcagtggtgtgaaaggaGCCAAG GGTGAGCGTGGACTCCCTGGTCTTCAAGGTAATATGGGATTCCCAGGAATGCAAGGACATGAGGGGCCACCCGGACCGATGGGTCCCAAG ggAGATCCCGGTCAGTTTGGGACTCCTGGAATAAAAGGAGTCCGG GGTCCGCCTGGTCTTCCAGGATTCCCAGGAAATCCAGGCTTACCA ggAATCAATGGAAACGATGGTCCACCGGGGCCTGCAGGCATCCCAGGATGCAATGGCACTAAA ggtGATAGAGGGCGGGACGGCATTCCCGGCTTTGATGGTCTTCAAGGACCACCC GGCATCCCAGGACTTCCCGGAATGAAG GGCGATCCAGGTGGTGTGATTGGAATTATTCCCCTAAAAGGAGACAGAGGCCTTCCTGGCACACCTGGAATACCT GGATCCATGGGACCTCCTGGTCCTACTGGTCCACCAGGACCTCGGGGCTACATAGGACCCAAA GGTGATCCTGGCCTGCCAGGACCCCCTGGAGAGAAG GGTGACAGACTGGCCTTTGTGAGTGAGAAAGGAGATAAG GGTGAGCCAGGGTTCCGAGGCCCACCCGGGCCCCCTGGACCCCCGTCACTGGGGGTGGAGGGTCCTGGCACAGAGTACATTCCAGGACCACCG GGCAACAGAGGATATCCAGGCGAGAAGGGAGATAAA GGCTTTTGCAATATATCTCAGAATGGCGTGAAGGGTGAACCGGGCCCACCTGGACCACTG GGCAAACCTGGCAAGGAAGGAGAGGAAGGGCGGAAG GGAGAAAAGGGCTTTCCCGGAAATCCGGGCTACCCTGGACTACAG GGTGAAAAAGGGGAAAGAGGACCCCCAGGATAT GCAAGTGGTGCCCCTGGTAGCCCTGGTCCTCGTGGTCTACCTGGGTTACAAGGCGAGAAAG GTTTTCCTGGTCCCCAAGGAGAGGCAGGCCCACCAG GACGGTATCTTGAAGGCCCTCGTGGAGAGACCGGCCAAAAGGGTGACGTAGGTCAGAAAGGAGACCAGGGTTTTGAAGGCGAGTCTCTGGTTGGACCGCCGGGGCAACCAGGACCAGACGGACCCCCAGGACTTCCAGGACCCCCCG TTGACCCCAATGAATGCAACATTGCTAAAGGCGCCCCGGGCCCACCCGGACCTCCAGGACTTCAAGGAGAACTGGGACAGAAAG GTGACAAAGGAGACACTTGTGTTCAGTGTGAAGGGTTCGGCCCGCCAGGGATAGCTGGACCGCAGGGCCTTAAAGGGGAGCGAG GTCCTCCTGGTCCAGTGGGAAGCAAAGGAGACAAGGGTCAGTCAGGAGCCCCAGGGACTCCTGGAAGACCT GGCTTCAATGGCAGTCCCGGTTTGATTGGGGAACCAGGTGCAGTTGGAGCACCGGGTGATATTTTTATCGCTCCTGGTCTGAAAGGGGACAAAGGTTTGCCCGGTCCTGCTGGTTCACCAGGACAACCAGGGCTGGATGGGCAACCAGGGAGGGATGGCCTTCCAGGTGTTCCAGGCCACAAAGGAGAACCT GGCAAAGACGGCATCAAGGGTGATCGTGGACCAATCGGAGACCCTGGTCTTATAGGGCCGCCTGGGGAGAGGGGTACTCCAGGTCTGCCAGGCTATGGGCGACCTGGGGGGCCTGGCGACAAGGGAGGTCAGGGGAGTCCAGGTATCCCTGGATCACCTGGAGCACCTG GCGCAAAAGGTGAGCCAGGTAAAGGTGTGAGCACACCCGGACCACAAGGAGTACCTGGACCGCGAGGGGAGCCAGGCAGAGATGGACTTCAAG GGGACAGAGGTCTCCAAGGAGACCATGGATTACCCGGTTTCCCTGGTCAGAAAGGTGAACAAGGGCCTCCTGGAATTGGATTTCCTGGCCCAACTGGTCCCAAAG GAATCAGTGGAATTCCAGGTGATCCGGGATTGCCAGGAGAGCCAGGAAGACCCGGACAGGATGGTATTTCTGGACAACCTGGTCCACAGGGACAAAAA GGTGAACCAGGAATGGGGCTCCCTGGCACAAAAGGTTCACAGGGTCCTCCTGGAATTATTGGCTTCCCAGGAGAGAAAGGTAGCATGGGACTGCCTGGCATTCCTGGACAAGAAGGCGTGACAGGGCCACCAGGACCTCAGGGAGTCAAAG GTAGCATGGGCCCTCCCGGGCCTCCTGGAGTGGTAGGGTTACCAGGTGCTCCAGGAAAGGGCTTGCCAGGTGCCCCTGGACCACAGGGACTGCCTGGAGAGCCCGGCCCATTTG GTAGGGAAGGTGAAAAAGGAGAGAAGGGCTATCCAGGGCCTCCTGGCCTCGACATGCCTGGGCCTCAGGGAGAAAAAGGAGTCTCTGGCTTCCCAGGGGCCCCTGGCGTTAAAGGACTGCCAGGACCACCAGGCTTACCAGGAAGGGATGGACTGATAGGAAatcaag GTGCCAAAGGTCAAATGGGAGTCATGGGGACTCCAGGATTGCCAGGATTTTCCGGACCACCAGGTTTACCTGGAAGTCAAGGCTTGAGAG GTGATCCTGGTGTTCCTGGTTTACGAGGACAGGTTGGAGAGACTGGAGCTAAAGGAGAGAGGGGAGAGCAAGGTCTCCAGGGACCTCCAGGGAACATGAGCAAAGTTGACATGGAGCATATGAAGGGGGAGAAGGGAGACATTGGTGACCCAG GAAACCCTGGAGTCACAGGACAGAAAGGCTATCGTGGACTACCGGGAGACCCTGGAATGCCAGGCAAAAATGGAGAACCTGGTTTACCCGGACACCCAG GTGAAAAAGGAGACACTGGGGTTCCTGGAGAACCAGGCAGTATGGGGCCACCAGGACAGAAGGGCACAGTGGGAGAGATGGGAATACCAG GTCCAGTTGGTCCACAGGGTGCTAAAGGAAATGTAGGTACACCGGGACATCCTGGTTTCAGAGGCACGGATGGGGAGAAAGGAGAACAGGGATCACCTGGTGAGCCAGGTATTGGTCTCCCAGGATTCCCAGGAGAAAGG GGTACACCCGGCCAACCGGGATTCCAAGGACCACAAGGGGAGAAGGGTCAGAAGGGTCATATAGGAACGCCTGGCATGCCAGGACCTGAAGGAACTAAGGGAGAAAAAGGATTCCTTGGCACTCCGG GCCAGCCAGGCATACCTGGCGTGAAGGGTGTTCCAGGGCTACCAGGGTCTACAGGAGAGCCTGGTCGTGATGGTCGGCCCG GTGAGGGTGGCTTGCAGGGACCACCCGGTCCTCCTGGAGAGAAAGGAGAAGCTGGTGTAGATGGCATCCCCGGATCGTCAGGGGAGAGGGGCGATGCAG GTTTACCTGGCCTAAGTATTCCGGGACCCCCGGGAGAACTTGGTAGCAAAG GTGACAAGGGTAGTCCTGGTTTCCCCGGCACCCCAGGTTATCCCGGCGTCCCTGGTATCAAAGGTGACAAAGGACTTCCAGGTGTACAGGGGCGCCAGGGTGAGCCAGGACTAATCGGACTTCCAGGAATCTCTCTAGAGGGCCCTAAAGGAGATCGGGGTGATATAGGACAAGCTGGAGAACCAG GGGATATTGGAGCTCCAGGACCTTCTGGTGTGCCAGGACAAGACGGCCAGAAGGGAGACAAAGGAGACCAGGGTCTGCCAGGTTTCCAGGGAGAGACAGGGCAAAAGGGTGACCCTGGAGGTCCTGGATTCCCC GGGCAACCTGGTCTTCCAGGTGTTAATGGTCCCAGAGGTGAGAAGGGTCTTCATGGTGTGCCGGGCTTCCCAG GGACAAAGGGTGTTTCTGGGGACCTGGGATTTAAGGGAGAACTTGGAGACAGAGGATTTCCAGGAGAAAAGG GTAATGTCGGTCCCCCTGGTCCCCCTGGCCCACATACCTTTATCAAAGGAGACATTGGTCAACAGGGTACCATAGGGTTACCAGGACCACAGGGCCCATCTGGGTTCCCAGGACAGAAAGGACAACAAG GTGTGACTGGCATTCCAGGGCCAAAAGGAGATGACGGTCTCCCTGGATATCATGGTCAGCCAGGATCCAAAGGAGAACCTGGTCTACAAGGACCTCAGG GACCAAGAGGGTATCCCGGCCCTCCAGGACCTGATGGCGTTCCAGGACAAGTGGGACCGCCTGGCCCCTCCTCTATGGATCACGGGTTCTTGGTGACTCGTCACAGCCAGACAGTGGAAATTCCAGTTTGCCCTGAAGGCACCTCACCCATATATGACGGCTACTCTTTGCTCTATGTGCAAGGCAACGAGCGCTCTCATGGGCAGGATCTTG GTACGGCAGGTAGCTGCCTAAGGAAGTTCAGTCCGATGCCCTTCCTGTTCTGTAACATCAACAACGTGTGCAACTTCGCCTCCCGTAACGACTATTCGTACTGGCTCACTTCGCCTGAACCCATGCCCATGAGCATGGCGCCCATCACCGGGGAGAGCATCAAACCCTTCATCAGCAG GTGTGCGGTGTGCGAGGCCCCGGCCATGGTGATCGCGGTTCACAGTCAGACCATTATGATCCCGCCGTGTCCTTACGGTTGGGACTCCCTGTGGATCGGATACTCCTTCGTCATG CATACCAGCGCTGGTGCTGAGGGATCAGGCCAGGCTCTGGCCTCTCCCGGTTCCTGCTTGGAGGAGTTCCGAAGTGCGCCGTTCATTGAATGTCACGGTCGTGGAACCTGCAACTACTACGCTAACTCCTACAGCTTCTGGCTTGCAACCATCGAAGACAGCGAGATGTTTAC GAAACCCGTCCCGACGACGCTAAAAGCGGGAAATCTGCGAACCCACATAAGCCGCTGTCAGGTGTGCATGAAGAGGACATAA